The DNA segment GTTCTCTAATGAAAGCAGACGAGGAGGAGCCTAAGAAGAAGGTGAAGACATCTGCAACAGAGCTTCCCAAGAAGAAGGACGAAGAGGTGGTTAAGAAGATCTCTGGAGAAGACGCGAAGAAGATGTTTCAGAGACTGTTCTCCGAGACTGACGAGATCGCGATGCTTCAAGGCTTTCTTGATTTCACTTCCACTAGAGGTGACCCTTACGAGAACATGGACGCGTTTTGTGATTACGTGAAGACGCTGATTGATTTCAACGCCTCCAAAGCTCAGATTGTTACGAAGCTTCAACGGTGTAAGAAGAAGTTTGTGAATATAGTGAAGAACGCGCTTAAGAAAGGAAGGACTGAAGATAAGGTCACGTGTTCTAAGGATCTTGACCAGAAGGCTTTCGAGTTGTCGAGGAAGATTTGGGGAGTTAATGGTGTTCTTCCTGCTAAACCGAGGAAGAAGTCTAATGATGTTGTAAAGTCACCTCCTTCGCCTTCCCACACGCCTAAGAAGGAAGTGGAGAAACGAAAGGGGAGTGTTGTGGTGGATGCTCAGCTCTCTTCTAGTAGAGAGGTGGCGTTGTTCTTCAAGGCGGCGAATGTGAGTGTTTTTGGTTTGGATGAGTCTACGGTGAGTGCGGTTTGGGATATGGTTGAGGATGGAGCGAAGAAGAGGGAGGTGGAGGAGAAGCTGAAGAAGCTTAAGGATATGCAGGTGGAGCTCTGTTTGCAGAGAACTGCATTGTTGGACACTACTGCGAAGATGATATTCAAAGACAATGCCTCGTCTTCCACATGATGTACTGATGGTTTGTTCCTTTTTAACTCTTTTTAGTATATGCATAGCTTGTGGAACTAATGCTATCGTTAAGTCTTAgtcaatatttttcttttatgccCTTTTGTTGTTTGGATGCTTGGTTTGGGTATAAATTCCCTTATGTGGAATGAATATTTATTCCCCTTGTTATATGATTTTGTGCTACTCTGGTTTAACTCTAATCACATTGTGTTATTAGGATGCCATGCCACTATGTTAACTTTCTCTTCTGGTAGTTTGGTATATAAAGTTACGTAAATGGATAGAAAGTCTCTGCTTTGCTTGTTTTGGAAATCAGCTTTTTTGACTGCTACTATGGAAGAAAAACATCCTTGGATTTCGTTTCCATTTCCTTTTGTGGAAGACTTAAAGACTTTCTATCCATTTACGTAGCTATATTTACGTTACAGCAGGAAGTCAACATGCTTAGCACCCTTTGCAAAAAGGGAACAAATCCTTTTAGGTTACACTGTTACAGTTATGAAACGATTTGTCAATGTGTAGTAACTTGTAAGCTTATGTGGGTAAGCTTATTCTATTTGCTGCAATCTTAAGACATTCGCCGGCAATTTTTCCTCATATGCTATCCTTCTCTCAGTCAAGCTATTGCTTTCCGAGGACGGCACAGTTTGTAAATTGATACTTGCGACGAGATAACATACCTTTGCACCTTATCCCTCACAAGGGCTGAAGAAGTTTCTGATACCTTCCTCAACTTTGGTGGAAACTTTCAGACACCCAATGTGTAGGATTTAGATTTGAAACAATTACACTCAAGGtcacttttcatctttttatatCATAATAGGATACTTATTGCTACACACACTTTCTTCCAACAACCTATTAAATCCTAACTAAAATACACTAACCGTAACTCTACACTTTATTGACCTAACTAGAAAATAGGCGGGAATTAACCTCAACCACACATCTACCCTCCTATCCAACTGACAAGATTAATTCTAGTACACTTTGACAAGATTTATATCTGCCTTATTTTATGACCATTAGATCTACTATTGTAGCTTTAATATGAATGGTCCAGATTAATCCTATTTTTTTAACACATCATCATCTTTATCAGCTGTCTTTTTTTGTCCTGATAAATCCAAAAAACCCAATCTTCAGCCATTAGCTCTCTAGATTAATCGCCGGTGAATGGAGTTCCAGTGACTCCCGTTGAATTTCGCGACGGACAGGGAAATAATGTTACGAATTGTTCTCGTTTTCCCGACATGCCCTTGCTTGAATTACAAAACAATGTCGTCTACGAGTTCTTCACCGTCACAGTCATGGCTGCGGCACCTCCGGTGGTTTTGAGTTATTGGCCTCTTAATACCAGAGAGCTTGCAACTAGACTTACCACACCACTGAAACTTACCACACCCCCGGTTAAATTGTAAAGAATATATGGTGTCTCCACCACCATTTTATGACGTCACCGCTGCCATTTTATGGCGTCTCCACCAACTTTCTCCAGTGTTTATTCCATCGTTCTAGTTTTGCATTATCAAGTCAAGGAATGTAAATGATGATTATCGTGTACATGTAGATATTGTGTACACGTGGATATTGAATTTTGTGTACATGTAGATACAAAATTCTAGTGTACATATATAGATTATagttttctgtttttattttatgtattgtaAGATGAATTGCTTCATagatttcaagtttttttttacttatggTTGTACACAACACATATATATGTAGAGGAGACTGAGATAGAGTTTAAGTCACGGAATGCACCAACGATAAATTTCGTGTACATGTAGATATTGAAATCCGGTGTACATGTAGACATTTGTACATATTTCAAA comes from the Brassica rapa cultivar Chiifu-401-42 chromosome A01, CAAS_Brap_v3.01, whole genome shotgun sequence genome and includes:
- the LOC103862997 gene encoding GLABROUS1 enhancer-binding protein-like; protein product: MAPKDKIENPPAAASSSEEEEEEESGSSVEASGSSSDDEAGHVQSKLTQKSPKKKPDSDSEEDESDSDSAPPTKTKPLNAVVTSGSVPASSSTAKRSLMKADEEEPKKKVKTSATELPKKKDEEVVKKISGEDAKKMFQRLFSETDEIAMLQGFLDFTSTRGDPYENMDAFCDYVKTLIDFNASKAQIVTKLQRCKKKFVNIVKNALKKGRTEDKVTCSKDLDQKAFELSRKIWGVNGVLPAKPRKKSNDVVKSPPSPSHTPKKEVEKRKGSVVVDAQLSSSREVALFFKAANVSVFGLDESTVSAVWDMVEDGAKKREVEEKLKKLKDMQVELCLQRTALLDTTAKMIFKDNASSST